The genomic DNA GTGCGGCCGCTGCTGTCACGAACCTGTCCATAATTCGTGTCACTGTTGGTTTGCAGCAACGCCACTTCTTCGCCAGCGTTAATGGTGCCGACGAGGCGATAATTATCACCCGGGCCGCTGCGTACCCAGGTGTTCAGTTCATCAGAGACGTAACGTTTTTCCTCGGCATGAGCCATCACAGAAACGTTAAGCGCGAGTAAAGTTAATCCAATCAGGCGTAATTTTCGCATCAGGTCATCGTTTTTGTCATAAAAGTGGAACGATAGTAGTGGCAACAGTCTGACGACGCAAAGCATTCTGCATCAATCGGAATCATCCAGGTCGCGCCAGCCGCATCGCCAAACTTTTATCCCGGTCAAACTGCGCGTTGCATGGCATTTTGACGCAAAATACTATCTACTGACAAAAAAGAACGCGGGAAGTTCGCCGCAGTGGCACTTCGGACAACGCAACCATAAGAAGTTTAGTCATGGCTCAAGAAATCGAATTAAAGTTTATTGTTTGTAGTGAGGGCGTAGAGACGCTGCGCCAGCACCTTAGCACCCTGACCACGGAGCATCACCCCGCCGGGGAGTTGCTCAATATCTACTACGAAACCGCCGACAACTGGCTGCGCAGTCATGACATGGGCCTGCGTATTCGTGGCGTTCAGGGGCGTTATGAAATGACCATGAAGATCGCCGGCCGGGTGGTGGGCGGGCTGCATCAGCGTCCGGAATACAATATTGAACTCGATAAGCCCGAGCTGGCGCTCGACCGCTTCCCGGCGGAAGTCTGGCCTGACGGTGAACTGCCCGCCGATCTGGCAAGCCGCGTCCAGCCGCTGTTCAGTACCAACTTCGAACGCGAAAAATGGCTGATTAATGAAGGCGACAGCCGTATTGAAGTTGCGCTCGATCGCGGTGAAGTGAAAGCGGGCGAGCATCATGAACCAATTTGCGAGCTGGAGCTGGAACTGCTCTCCGGGCGGACGGAAGATGTCCTGAAACTGTCGCATCAACTGGTGGGGCTGGCGGTGCTGCGTCAGGGAAGCCTGAGCAAAGCGGCGCGCGGTTATCATCTGGCGCAGGGTAATGCAGAACGCGAAGTTAAACCGCTGAGCGTGCTGCCGCTGGTCGCCAAAGCAAATGTTGAGCAGGGGATGAGCGCCGCGCTGGAGAACGCACTGGCGCACTGGCAGTATCACGAAGAATTGTGGATCCGCGGCAACGACAGCGCGCGCCCGGAAATCATGAACGCCATAGCCCGCATTCGTCACGCGCTGATGCTGTTCGGCGGCCTGGTGCCACGCAAAGCCAGCGCGCGCCTGCGCGATCAGCTCACGCTGGCGGAAGCGACGCTGGCTTCTGCGGTGTCGGCGCAGACGGCGGCTTATGACGTGCAAACCGCGCAGGCGAAGCTGACGCTCACTGAATGGCTGGTGATGCGCGGCTGGCAGCCGTTCATCGACGAAAAAACGCAGCCTAAACTGGCCGACTCCTGCAAACGTTTTGCCGACGTACAACTTTCACGCGTGGCGGCAGAACTCAAAAAAGCTTTCGCGCACCCGCTGGGTGATCGTTATGCCGATCAACTGCCGCGTCTCGCCCGGGATCTCGACAGCGTGATGCTGCTGGCAGGCTATTACCCTGATGCCGCTGTACAGGCGTGGCTGGAGCCCTGGCAGGGACTGAGCCAGTCGATCGCCCATCGTCAGCGCAACGACATTGAACTCTTTCGCAATGAAGCGCTAAACGCAGAACCGTTCTGGCTGCACAGCGGAAAACGATAACCAGGCAGGATACCTTTTATGATGCCGCTCTCTTCGCAGTTACAGCAGCACTGGCAGACCGTCGTGGACAGGCTGCCGGAAGATTTCCCCGTCGCCACGCTCAGCCTGCAGGCGCAGGCCGTGCTGGTGTTCAGTGATTTTGTGCAGGACAGTCTGGCGGCGCATCCCGACTGGCTGATGAGCCTGGAAAGCACGCCGCCGCAGGCGGGGGAAGAGGCGCACTATGCCACCTGGCTGCGTGAGGCGCTGGCCGCCGTTCAGGATGAAACTGCGCTGATGCGTGAGCTGCGGCTGTTTCGTCGCCGCATCATGGTGCGTATCGCCTGGATGCAAACCCTGTCGCTGGTGAACGAAGAAAAGACGTTACAACAGCTGAGTACACTCGCCGAAACGCTGATCATCGCGTCGCGCGACTGGCTGTACGACGCCTGTTGTCGCGAATGGGGAACGCCCTGCAATGCTGATGGCGTGCCGCAGCCGTTGCTGATCCTCGGGATGGGCAAACTTGGGGGCGGCGAGCTGAATTTTTCCTCGGATATCGATCTGATTTTTGCCTGGCCCGAGCACGGCTCGACCCGTGGCGGACGGCGTGAACTGGATAACGCGCAGTTTTTCACTCGTCTCGGACAACGGCTGATCAAAGTGCTCGACCAGCCAACGCAGGACGGCTTTGTGTATCGCGTTGATATGCGGCTGCGTCCGTTCGGCGACAGCGGCCCGCTGGTGCTGAGCTTTGCCGCGTTTGAAGATTACTATCAGGAGCAGGGGCGCGACTGGGAGCGTTACGCGATGGTCAAAGCGCGTCCGATGGGTGATGCCGATGACGTGAATGCCAGCGAGTTACGGGCGATGCTGCGGCCGTTTGTCTTCCGCCGCTACATCGATTTCAGCGTGATCCAGTCGCTGCGTAATATGAAAGGGATGATTGCCCGCGAGGTGCGCCGTCGCGGCCTGAAAGACAACATCAAGCTGGGCGCGGGTGGGATCCGCGAAATCGAGTTTGTCGTGCAGGTATTCCAGTTAATCCGCGGCGGCCGCGAACCATCGTTACAGTCGCGTTCGTTACTGGCGACGCTGGAGGCCATCGACGCGCTGCACCTGTTGCCGGAAGGCGATGCGGACCAGTTGCGCGTGGCCTATCTGTTCCTGCGCCGCCTGGAAAACCTGCTGCAAAGCATTAATGACGAACAAACCCAGACCTTACCGGCCGATGATCTGAACCGGGCGCGACTGGCGTGGGGCATGCATTTCCCGGACTGGGCCACGCTGGAAGCGCAACTGACCGCCCATATGACCGCTGTTCGCCGTATCTTCAACGAGCTGATTGGCGATGACGAAACGCCGTCGCAGGAAGAGGCGATCTCGGAACTGTGGCGCGAGTTGTGGCAGGACGCGTTGCAGGAAGAGGATACCACGCCAGTGCTGGCGCATCTGTCTGACAGCGATCGCCATCAGGTGGTGGCATTGATCGCGGATTTCCGTAAAGAACTCGACCGGCGTTCAATTGGCCCGCGTGGACGGCAGGTGCTGGATCAACTGATGCCGCATCTGCTGAGTGAAATATGCAGCCGTGACGACGCGCCGGTACCGCTGGCGCGTATTACGCCGTTGCTGACTGGCATTGTCACGCGTACCACGTATCTTGAGCTACTGAGCGAGTTCCCCGGCGCGCTCAAGCATTTGATTTCGCTCTGCGCTGCCTCGCCGATGGTCGCCAGCCAGCTGGCGCGTTATCCGTTGCTGCTGGATGAACTGCTCGACCCCGGCACGCTGTATCAACCGACTGCCACTGACGCTTATCGCGACGATCTGCGCCAGTATCTGCTGCGGGTGCCGGAAGAGGATGAAGAGCAACAGCTGGAGGCGTTGCGCCAGTTCAAACAGGCGCAATTGCTGCGTGTGGCGGCGGCCGACATCGCCGGGACGCTGCCGGTGATGAAAGTGAGTGATCACTTAACCTGGCTGGCGGAAGCGATGATCGACGCTGTTGTGCATCAGGCCTGGATACAAATGGTGGCGCGTTACGGGCAACCGACGCACCTGCATGACCGCGAAGGCCGCGGTTTTGCCGTGGTGGGTTACGGCAAGCTCGGCGGCTGGGAACTGGGCTACAGCTCAGATCTCGATCTGGTATTTCTGCATGATTGCCCGGCGGACGTAATGACCGATGGCGAGCGGGAAATCGATGGCCGTCAGTTCTATCTGCGACTGGCACAACGCATCATGCATCTTTTCAGCACCCGCACGTCGTCAGGCATTCTGTACGAAGTGGACGCTCGCTTACGTCCGTCCGGCGAGGCAGGCATGCTGGTGACGACCACCGACGCCTTTGCTGATTATCAGAAAAATGAAGCCTGGACCTGGGAACATCAGGCGCTGGTTCGCGCCCGCGTGGTGTACGGCGATCCAGGGTTACACGCGCAGTTTGATGCGATTCGTAAGGCAGTGCTCACGACCGAACGTGACGGCGAAAAGCTGCAAACTGATGTTCGCGAGATGCGCGAGAAAATGCGTGCTCATCTCGGTAATAAACACCGCGATCGCTTTGATATTAAAGCCGATGCCGGTGGCATTACCGACATTGAGTTTATTACACAGTACCTGGTGCTGCGCTATGCTCATCTGAAGCCGAAACTGACGCGCTGGTCCGATAATGTACGCATCCTTGAGCTGCTGGCGCAGAACGACATCATGGATGAAGACGAAGCGATGGCGCTCACGCGGGCCTACACCACGCTGCGCGATGAACTGCATCATCTGGCGCTACAGGAATCCGCAGGTCACGTGGCACAGGATGCCTTTGGCGAGGAACGCGCGCGCGTCAGCGCCAGCTGGCAGAAGTGGCTGGTGGAGTCGTGCGGTTCAAAGTAAGTGGTGGTATCATCGCGCGCAAATTGTGAATCTTTCAGGAGTCAGGAATGAAAGTAACGCTGCCAGAGTTCGAACGTGCAGGCGTCATGGTCGTCGGGGATGTGATGCTGGATCGCTACTGGTATGGGCCGACCAGCCGTATTTCACCAGAAGCGCCGGTCCCGGTCGTGAAAGTCGACACTATCGAAGAGCGCCCGGGTGGTGCTGCGAACGTGGCGATGAACATCGCTTCGCTCGGTGCTGGCGCGCGTCTGGTCGGGCTGACCGGGATTGACGATGCGGCTCGCGCCCTTAGTAAGGCGCTGGCGGACGTCAACGTGAAGTGCGATTTCGTTACTGTTCCGACACATCCTACTATTACCAAACTGCGCGTGCTGTCGCGCAACCAGCAGTTGATCCGTCTCGATTTCGAAGAAGGGTTTGCGGATGTTGACCCGCAGCCGATGCATGAGCGTATCCAGCAGGCGCTGGGCAGTATTGGCGCGCTGGTGCTCTCTGACTAT from Trabulsiella odontotermitis includes the following:
- a CDS encoding inorganic triphosphatase, translating into MAQEIELKFIVCSEGVETLRQHLSTLTTEHHPAGELLNIYYETADNWLRSHDMGLRIRGVQGRYEMTMKIAGRVVGGLHQRPEYNIELDKPELALDRFPAEVWPDGELPADLASRVQPLFSTNFEREKWLINEGDSRIEVALDRGEVKAGEHHEPICELELELLSGRTEDVLKLSHQLVGLAVLRQGSLSKAARGYHLAQGNAEREVKPLSVLPLVAKANVEQGMSAALENALAHWQYHEELWIRGNDSARPEIMNAIARIRHALMLFGGLVPRKASARLRDQLTLAEATLASAVSAQTAAYDVQTAQAKLTLTEWLVMRGWQPFIDEKTQPKLADSCKRFADVQLSRVAAELKKAFAHPLGDRYADQLPRLARDLDSVMLLAGYYPDAAVQAWLEPWQGLSQSIAHRQRNDIELFRNEALNAEPFWLHSGKR
- the glnE gene encoding bifunctional [glutamate--ammonia ligase]-adenylyl-L-tyrosine phosphorylase/[glutamate--ammonia-ligase] adenylyltransferase, translating into MMPLSSQLQQHWQTVVDRLPEDFPVATLSLQAQAVLVFSDFVQDSLAAHPDWLMSLESTPPQAGEEAHYATWLREALAAVQDETALMRELRLFRRRIMVRIAWMQTLSLVNEEKTLQQLSTLAETLIIASRDWLYDACCREWGTPCNADGVPQPLLILGMGKLGGGELNFSSDIDLIFAWPEHGSTRGGRRELDNAQFFTRLGQRLIKVLDQPTQDGFVYRVDMRLRPFGDSGPLVLSFAAFEDYYQEQGRDWERYAMVKARPMGDADDVNASELRAMLRPFVFRRYIDFSVIQSLRNMKGMIAREVRRRGLKDNIKLGAGGIREIEFVVQVFQLIRGGREPSLQSRSLLATLEAIDALHLLPEGDADQLRVAYLFLRRLENLLQSINDEQTQTLPADDLNRARLAWGMHFPDWATLEAQLTAHMTAVRRIFNELIGDDETPSQEEAISELWRELWQDALQEEDTTPVLAHLSDSDRHQVVALIADFRKELDRRSIGPRGRQVLDQLMPHLLSEICSRDDAPVPLARITPLLTGIVTRTTYLELLSEFPGALKHLISLCAASPMVASQLARYPLLLDELLDPGTLYQPTATDAYRDDLRQYLLRVPEEDEEQQLEALRQFKQAQLLRVAAADIAGTLPVMKVSDHLTWLAEAMIDAVVHQAWIQMVARYGQPTHLHDREGRGFAVVGYGKLGGWELGYSSDLDLVFLHDCPADVMTDGEREIDGRQFYLRLAQRIMHLFSTRTSSGILYEVDARLRPSGEAGMLVTTTDAFADYQKNEAWTWEHQALVRARVVYGDPGLHAQFDAIRKAVLTTERDGEKLQTDVREMREKMRAHLGNKHRDRFDIKADAGGITDIEFITQYLVLRYAHLKPKLTRWSDNVRILELLAQNDIMDEDEAMALTRAYTTLRDELHHLALQESAGHVAQDAFGEERARVSASWQKWLVESCGSK